A window of the Mesotoga prima MesG1.Ag.4.2 genome harbors these coding sequences:
- the proC gene encoding pyrroline-5-carboxylate reductase, translating into MRVGIIGVGNIGGIFADRLLGELEGLEKLYLLDRNQERLSNYSGETERVVIAKTPGEVLENCTHVIISVKPQDCMELFAEVINGKNSSPIIISTITGIEIALISRKTGLEKIARIMPNVPSAIGRGVTGFVCSSSLTGREKKEVERILRTMGEIVEVREKDLSAVTALSGSGPAFVFVIVESLIDVGLKMGLSYDVARELILGTLGGSVELLKVKGNHPGEFRHLVTSPGGTTIEGIYSLEREGLRGTIMKALFDTYLRAEEINSELEVTHNGSSE; encoded by the coding sequence ATGAGAGTAGGGATTATCGGTGTAGGAAACATAGGTGGAATCTTTGCCGACAGGCTTCTCGGAGAGCTTGAGGGTCTCGAGAAGCTGTACTTGCTGGACAGAAATCAGGAAAGGCTTTCAAATTATTCTGGCGAAACTGAGAGAGTGGTTATCGCGAAGACTCCCGGTGAAGTCCTGGAGAATTGCACCCACGTAATAATTTCGGTGAAACCTCAGGACTGTATGGAGTTATTTGCGGAAGTCATAAACGGTAAGAACTCCTCTCCAATCATTATCAGCACAATAACTGGAATTGAGATAGCTTTGATTTCAAGGAAGACGGGCTTGGAAAAGATTGCCCGAATTATGCCAAACGTTCCAAGCGCAATAGGACGGGGCGTCACGGGATTCGTTTGCTCGAGTTCACTTACAGGAAGGGAGAAAAAAGAGGTCGAGAGAATCCTTCGCACAATGGGTGAGATTGTGGAAGTCAGGGAGAAAGACCTCTCCGCTGTTACCGCTCTAAGCGGTAGTGGCCCGGCATTCGTGTTTGTGATTGTTGAGTCATTGATTGATGTGGGCCTAAAAATGGGTCTCTCTTATGACGTTGCCAGAGAGCTTATTCTCGGCACTCTTGGGGGTTCGGTCGAGTTGCTTAAGGTGAAGGGAAATCACCCTGGCGAGTTCCGTCATCTCGTAACCTCACCCGGAGGCACGACGATCGAAGGAATCTATTCTTTGGAGAGAGAAGGATTGAGAGGCACGATAATGAAGGCTCTCTTTGACACCTATTTGAGAGCTGAAGAGATCAACTCCGAGCTGGAGGTGACACATAATGGATCTTCTGAATAA